A single region of the Eublepharis macularius isolate TG4126 chromosome 14, MPM_Emac_v1.0, whole genome shotgun sequence genome encodes:
- the ZBTB6 gene encoding zinc finger and BTB domain-containing protein 6, translated as MAADSDVLHFQFEQQGDAVLQKMNLLRQQNLFCDVSIYINDTEFQGHKVIFAACSTFMRDQFLLSQSQQVRITILQSAEVGRKLLLSCYTGALEVKKKELLKYLTAASYLQMVHIVEKCTEALSRYLEIDAPVEGNGRSPEKCHSSDMELGDKDACLDKDCEIIEISEDSSVNLEDHIKQEKGDVRQPPLQNLVSERKDVKSPEISTVEIGYKDNEICIFRMDSISAPSAEDEQYSQPSTSSNTNLYFPETQHSLINSTVESRISEVPGGQFPGFRGDNPERAVNAVGAFQNPEDSGYSWRHQCPKCPRGFLHLENYLRHLKMHKLFLCLQCGKTFTQKKNLNRHIRGHMGIRPFQCMVCLKTFTAKSTLQDHLNIHSGDRPYKCHCCDMDFKHKSALKKHLTSVHGRGNVDKAAFDSITEVRIDYD; from the coding sequence ATGGCTGCAGATTCAGACGTGCTTCATTTCCAGTTTGAGCAGCAAGGAGATGCTGTGCTGCAGAAGATGAATCTCCTGCGGCAACAAAACCTCTTTTGCGATGTATCTATCTACATCAACGACACTGAGTTCCAGGGGCACAAGGtgatttttgctgcttgttcCACCTTCATGAGGGACCAGTTTCTGCTCAGCCAGTCCCAGCAGGTGCGCATCACCATCTTGCAGAGTGCTGAGGTGGGGAGAAAGTTGCTGCTTTCATGCTACACGGGTGCTCTGGAGGTGAAAAAGAAGGAGCTTTTGAAATATCTCACAGCTGCAAGTTACTTGCAGATGGTGCATATTGTGGAGAAATGCACCGAGGCATTATCACGGTATCTTGAAATTGATGCCCCTGTGGAGGGCAATGGCAGGAGCCCTGAAAAATGCCACTCTTCTGACATGGAGCTGGGGGACAAAGACGCCTGTCTGGATAAAGACTGTGAAATCATTGAGATTTCAGAAGACAGTTCTGTGAATTTAGAGGATCACataaagcaggaaaaaggggatGTTCGGCAGCCACCCTTGCAAAATTTAGTATCAGAAAGGAAGGATGTAAAAAGCCCTGAGATATCGACTGTTGAGATAGGATACAAAGACAATGAAATCTGCATTTTCCGTATGGATTCCATCAGTGCACCTAGCGCAGAAGACGAACAGTATTCACAACCATCTACCTCCTCTAATACAAACTTGTATTTTCCCGAAACTCAACACTCCTTGATCAACTCAACTGTTGAGAGCAGAATTTCAGAGGTGCCCGGGGGTCAGTTCCCAGGCTTCCGGGGTGACAACCCAGAAAGAGCTGTGAATGCCGTGGGCGCGTTCCAAAATCCAGAGGACTCTGGCTATTCATGGCGGCACCAGTGTCCAAAATGCCCCCGGGGCTTCCTCCACCTCGAGAACTATCTCCGCCACTTGAAGATGCACAAACTGTtcttgtgtttgcagtgtgggaaGACCTTCACACAAAAGAAGAACCTGAACCGGCACATCCGAGGGCACATGGGGATCCGCCCATTCCAGTGCATGGTGTGCCTGAAGACATTTACAgccaaaagcacactccaggacCACTTGAACATTCATAGTGGAGACAGGCCTTACAAGTGCCACTGCTGTGACATGGACTTCAAGCACAAATCCGCCCTCAAGAAGCACCTGACATCTGTGCATGGGAGGGGCAATGTGGACAAAGCAGCCTTTGACTCTATTACTGAAGTCAGAATAGACTACGATTAA